From Sphingomonas sp. OV641, a single genomic window includes:
- a CDS encoding serine protease, whose translation MPKGDLALHIAIQDPVHEDWVMDIQGTAFQVGRGKLYTCWHVVEALRLKEHEAYLWANSRLNGVEAQRPYPFAAVMRYYDQRFENGGPGIDAGILICPATESEEAPYNVPPVTWGDSTKVGVGDRVLIGGFPLGKAMFFSNATNRGLVQPSFFEGIVSAVIPAIQRGETRLFQISSVALGGISGGVVCDSRTGAVLGMVTSGLTAGEISLPITYAIPSEVLRPFADAISFDVGDGERWR comes from the coding sequence GTGCCTAAGGGCGACCTCGCGCTCCATATCGCGATCCAGGATCCCGTCCATGAGGACTGGGTCATGGACATTCAGGGCACCGCCTTTCAGGTCGGGCGCGGCAAGCTCTACACCTGCTGGCACGTCGTGGAAGCGCTCCGCTTAAAGGAGCATGAAGCGTACCTCTGGGCGAACAGCCGGCTGAACGGCGTAGAGGCGCAACGGCCGTACCCGTTCGCGGCCGTCATGCGCTACTATGACCAACGATTCGAGAATGGCGGACCGGGGATCGACGCCGGCATCCTGATCTGTCCTGCGACCGAGAGCGAGGAGGCCCCCTACAACGTGCCGCCGGTTACCTGGGGCGACTCGACCAAGGTCGGGGTAGGCGACCGGGTGCTGATCGGCGGTTTCCCACTCGGCAAGGCGATGTTTTTCTCGAACGCGACCAACCGCGGGCTGGTCCAACCCTCCTTTTTCGAAGGGATCGTCAGCGCAGTAATCCCGGCGATACAGCGCGGTGAGACGCGACTGTTCCAGATCAGCTCGGTGGCGCTTGGCGGCATCAGCGGTGGCGTGGTGTGTGACTCGAGGACGGGTGCGGTGCTCGGCATGGTAACGAGCGGGCTCACCGCGGGCGAGATCAGCCTGCCGATCACCTACGCGATTCCCAGCGAGGTGCTCCGGCCCTTTGCCGATGCAATCAGCTTCGATGTCGGCGATGGGGAACGATGGCGCTAG
- a CDS encoding HU family DNA-binding protein, translating to MNTKDLAKQVADQLGTTEKQARELLDAALNAIGQAAAAGDEINLPGFGKFKVKSMSERSGRNPATGEAITIAPSKKLTFTPAKALKDRL from the coding sequence ATGAACACCAAGGATCTCGCCAAGCAGGTCGCCGACCAGCTCGGCACGACGGAGAAGCAGGCGCGCGAACTGCTCGACGCGGCGCTGAACGCGATCGGCCAGGCAGCCGCGGCGGGTGACGAGATCAACCTGCCGGGTTTCGGCAAGTTCAAGGTGAAGAGCATGAGCGAGCGCAGCGGCCGCAATCCGGCCACGGGCGAGGCGATCACGATCGCGCCGTCGAAGAAGCTGACGTTTACGCCGGCCAAGGCGCTGAAGGATAGGCTCTGA